The DNA sequence TTGTTTGATCATCTTAGGTCCCATTCCAGCGAAGTTCATTTTAGATAACCCCATCTTATCTGCACCATGTGGCATCATCTTTGCAAACATTTTTTCTAAAAAGTTCTTTTTAACAGGTACATGTTCTTCTTTTCTAAATGCATTCAACCCCCAAAAAGTTGAAAATATCGTAACCTCATGGTCATAGGCCGCAGCACCATTTGCAATGATAAAAGCCGCCATTGCTTTATCATAATCTCCACTAAATAATATAATTGTTGTTTTCTTTTTTCCTGACATCATATTCGCTCCTTTTATTATACATATACCCGTACCTGTATAATTCATGATAAATTTTTTTTCTTACACTTAGGGATATAGTCAATGGTTGAATTATTGTTTCTTACAAGGAACAGGGATTAACTTGTAACCCCTGGTTATCTACTTTTCACTAGGAGATTAACTGCTTCTTGAATAAAAGCTTCCGTATCTTCCCCTTTTTCGATTTGTTCTCTGACACAATGCTCTAGGTTAGTACTTACAACTACCCCAATTGCACGGTCTAATGCATTTCTTGCTGCTGACATTTGTGCCACTAGCTCTCTACAATCCTTCCCTTCCTCCATCATTCGCAAAATGGCCTTCACTTGACCTTCAACTCGTTTGACTCTGTTTTTCATTTGATCACTATATTCCATCTTACTCTCTCCTTGTTTACATAATAATCTACTTTACAACTTCACCTTTCCAGGCTAGCATTCCACCCTTAACGTTAATTAAATTATTATACCCAAGACCCTTTAATGTGTTTGATGCTTGAAGACTTCGCTTCCCGCTTCTACAAAAGACAACAACTTTTTGGTCATTAGGTATCAGATGCGCGTTTTCTTCTAAGGTACTTAACGGAACATTCGTCATTCCAGCAATGTGACCAGCAGTAAATTCGTTTGTTTCACGAACATCAACAAAGAATACATCTTGATTTTGTTCGTCAGCCATCATTTCAGCTAATTGTTCCGTGCTTATTTGCTCAATTCCACTTGTAGTTACTAGTTTATAACCGATAAAGCCTACAATAACTAATAAGAAAAAAAGAAAGTGTTTTAAATTCTTATTCACAGTTTGCCTCCTTTTTAGTTGGTACACTCATAGTATACCCCTATAGGTATATTGTCAACTGTGTTTTTTTATTTGATGTCAGTTATGGCATGCTGTATCGATAAATAATTGATTTGTTTTCCGTATTTTACATCCCATTGAACTTTCTTAAATAAGTCCATGACAGGACCTTTTACACTAGCCAAAACAATCGTTATACCAGCAGATTGATATTGTTCAATGAGTTCCTCTAGCGTATGAATCGCAACGGCATCAATTGAATTGACACCCGAAAAATCAAAAATGACCGACTTTGTATCCGGTTTTTCTGACAGGAGTTCTCTAAGTTGATTTTCTAGAAATGTCATATTCGCAAAGTATAAAGAAGCATCTACGCGAAAAATGAGTACTTGCGGATCTACTGTTGCTTCTGGATATCTTTTTATATTTCGAAAAACTTGTTCTTCTTTAACAAATCCAAGCACAGCAACATGCGGATATGCACTTCTCCAAATAAAAACGAGTAACGAAAACACAACACCAATAAATATCCCTTGTTCAATCCCAATCAATAGAGTTGAAACAAACGTAATTATACATGTCCACCCATCAATTTTCTTAACTTTAAATAGGTACTTTACCTCCCTTACATCAATTAAACTAAAAACGGCTACTATAATTATCGCGCCTAAGACCGCATTGGGTAAGAAATAAAAGCCATCCGTGAAAAAAACGAGTGTGAGCAAAACGAGTATAGCCGTAATCATTGTCGCAAAAGGTGTTTTAGCTCCAGCTTGATGATTAACGGCAGAACGAGAAAAACCACCAGTGACTGGATACCCTGAAAAAAAGGAACCACCAACATTTGCTAACCCTAATCCAACCAGTTCTTTATTAGCATTTACTTTATATTTCTCTTTAGCTGCAATAGCTTTTGCCATTGCAATGGATTCCATAAACCCAATCAAGGAGATTGTAATGGCTATTGGTAACAAAGTAAGGATAGCATCCATTGAAAAAGCAGGAACTGATAAAGAAGGTAGTCCACTTGGAACATCACCAACAATCTTTACACCGAATGTCTGCAATTGTAAGATATAAACGGTAAATATACTTAACACTACAACAACAAGAGGTCCAGGCAGTTTTGGAGCAACCTTTTTTACCCCTACTAGTACCCCAATAGTAGCAAAACCAAGAATTAAGG is a window from the Bacillus alkalicellulosilyticus genome containing:
- a CDS encoding DsrE/DsrF/DrsH-like family protein, producing the protein MMSGKKKTTIILFSGDYDKAMAAFIIANGAAAYDHEVTIFSTFWGLNAFRKEEHVPVKKNFLEKMFAKMMPHGADKMGLSKMNFAGMGPKMIKQVMKKHNAMPLPDLIEMAKEQGVKLVACTMTMDLLGLKQEELIDGLEYAGVAAYLGDAEEGNVNLFI
- a CDS encoding metal-sensitive transcriptional regulator; amino-acid sequence: MEYSDQMKNRVKRVEGQVKAILRMMEEGKDCRELVAQMSAARNALDRAIGVVVSTNLEHCVREQIEKGEDTEAFIQEAVNLLVKSR
- a CDS encoding rhodanese-like domain-containing protein → MNKNLKHFLFFLLVIVGFIGYKLVTTSGIEQISTEQLAEMMADEQNQDVFFVDVRETNEFTAGHIAGMTNVPLSTLEENAHLIPNDQKVVVFCRSGKRSLQASNTLKGLGYNNLINVKGGMLAWKGEVVK
- a CDS encoding SulP family inorganic anion transporter — its product is MKLNWIPAFDWISTYSRDDLRGDMSAGLIVAIMLIPQGMAYAMLAGLPPVVGLYASTIPLLIYALFGTSRHLAVGPVAMVSLLVFSGVSAIAEPGSSEYISLVLLLMMLIGLIQFLMGVLRLGFLVTFLSHAVISGFTSAAAIIIGVSQLKHVIGLKLEAEKDVFLIVIEVLQRVSEINPIALILGFATIGVLVGVKKVAPKLPGPLVVVVLSIFTVYILQLQTFGVKIVGDVPSGLPSLSVPAFSMDAILTLLPIAITISLIGFMESIAMAKAIAAKEKYKVNANKELVGLGLANVGGSFFSGYPVTGGFSRSAVNHQAGAKTPFATMITAILVLLTLVFFTDGFYFLPNAVLGAIIIVAVFSLIDVREVKYLFKVKKIDGWTCIITFVSTLLIGIEQGIFIGVVFSLLVFIWRSAYPHVAVLGFVKEEQVFRNIKRYPEATVDPQVLIFRVDASLYFANMTFLENQLRELLSEKPDTKSVIFDFSGVNSIDAVAIHTLEELIEQYQSAGITIVLASVKGPVMDLFKKVQWDVKYGKQINYLSIQHAITDIK